One genomic window of Halovivax cerinus includes the following:
- a CDS encoding RNA-binding domain-containing protein codes for MSANHDGESTSGDGEAAIYRVDVEITAPVFDTEVTDRVREAVTTIFPEADVEARHGEIVGRAHSLDHLSELLHRQEILDTARNEFFAGREGDAFSFALKKQPALGGRATFSVGEPDELGEIDVRVTVDEPTVETFVDHVAPRTEDGRPVES; via the coding sequence ATGAGCGCGAACCACGACGGCGAATCGACGAGCGGTGACGGCGAGGCGGCCATCTACCGCGTCGACGTCGAGATCACCGCGCCGGTCTTCGACACGGAGGTGACCGATCGAGTCCGTGAAGCTGTCACGACGATCTTCCCCGAGGCCGACGTCGAAGCGCGCCACGGAGAGATCGTCGGTCGTGCCCACTCACTCGATCACCTCTCTGAGTTACTCCACCGCCAGGAGATCCTCGACACGGCCAGGAACGAGTTCTTCGCGGGACGAGAGGGGGACGCCTTCTCGTTCGCGCTCAAGAAACAGCCGGCGCTCGGAGGGCGAGCGACGTTTTCGGTCGGGGAACCCGACGAGCTCGGAGAGATAGACGTCCGCGTGACGGTCGACGAACCGACCGTCGAGACGTTCGTCGACCACGTCGCCCCGCGGACCGAAGACGGTCGTCCGGTCGAGTCCTGA
- a CDS encoding AAA family ATPase, whose product MHVIGTVGLPGSGKGEAATVAREAGIPVVTMGDVVRQETADRGLDPTKDHGTVAQALRDEDGPTAIAERSLPMIEDRLETHDTVLVDGIRSDDEVAVFEEAFGETFTLVSIEAPAELRRERLESRGRDADEADGGESVEQRDQRELGWGMGEAMAEADVVVENTDTLEAFHERVRELLTTDDELRVNR is encoded by the coding sequence ATGCACGTCATCGGAACCGTCGGGTTGCCGGGAAGCGGGAAGGGAGAGGCGGCCACGGTCGCCCGCGAAGCGGGTATTCCCGTGGTGACGATGGGGGACGTGGTGCGCCAGGAGACGGCGGATCGCGGCCTGGATCCGACGAAGGATCACGGGACCGTCGCCCAGGCGCTGCGCGACGAGGACGGACCGACGGCGATCGCCGAGCGGTCACTTCCGATGATCGAAGACCGCCTGGAGACCCACGACACGGTCCTCGTCGACGGGATCCGGTCGGACGACGAGGTGGCGGTCTTCGAGGAGGCCTTCGGCGAGACGTTTACCCTGGTGAGCATCGAGGCGCCGGCCGAGCTCCGTCGGGAGCGTCTCGAAAGCCGGGGTCGCGACGCCGACGAGGCGGACGGCGGCGAATCCGTAGAACAGCGAGACCAGCGCGAGCTCGGCTGGGGTATGGGTGAGGCGATGGCCGAGGCGGACGTCGTCGTCGAGAACACGGATACGCTGGAGGCGTTCCACGAGCGCGTTCGTGAGCTCCTCACGACCGACGACGAGCTTCGGGTGAACCGATGA